One Trichoderma asperellum chromosome 5, complete sequence genomic region harbors:
- a CDS encoding uncharacterized protein (EggNog:ENOG41): protein MIGYCLGEEEWINITDPQERKRVQNRVSQRNYRRRLKHRIEDLERETARSHAILGLNLEDIIRPGEAQQGYHVFPIQTTPKETNERNAYEKVMNENKISTPPSQLEQPFQLRRDALGNLAGLSSSWISSYDPNNRPRENFLGADFQDIEPYTPAPSTSSCSSAPSMSSFLLSQLPNPVVPSNITYSRTNFSEEPIVRLKSATVRPDSDGLREIRSNASIKAIGGRLGNNSNCTTTDNRDSGIDWQFQPLFRPYNDPDAPLPQKHTREHDPFCPSNERPLEERFTHILLNTLEAGFKDIDSMILQYYTETFRYDSVIHWAQKRSRMERLMPLLIELSKASASWGAEEAEQYKDAILKVASCFCASDVDVDTNTPQTDGSTTHILSDGL, encoded by the exons ATGATAGGCTATTGTCTAG gagaggaggagtGGATCAATATCACCGATCCCCAAGAGAGAAAGCGAGTCCAAAATCGAGTTTCGCAAAGAAATTACC GTCGAAGGTTAAAACATCGCATCGAAGACTTGGAGCGCGAGACTGCAAGATCTCATGCCATTTTAGGATTAAATTTAGAA GATATCATACGCCCCGGAGAAGCTCAGCAAGGTTACCATGTCTTCCCCATTCAAACCACACCAAAAGAAACGAATGAACGCAATGCCTACGAGAAAGTCatgaatgaaaataaaatctCAACACCACCTTCTCAATTAGAGCAACCATTTCAATTGAGACGTGATGCTTTGGGAAATTTAGCCGGACTGAGTTCGTCCTGGATCAGCAGCTATGACCCTAATAACAGGCCTCGTGAGAATTTCCTTGGCGCAGATTTTCAAG ACATCGAACCATATACTCCGGCTCCCAGCACCTCAAGTTGTAGCAGCGCTCCATCCATGTCTTCATTCCTACTCTCCCAGCTACCAAACCCAGTAGTGCCTTCAAACATTACGTACAGCAGAACCAACTTTTCCGAAGAGCCTATAGTACGACTGAAATCTGCTACAGTCAGGCCAGATTCTGACGGTTTACGTGAAATACGGTCCAATGCTAGCATCAAGGCAATTGGAGGCAGACTCGGCAATAACAGTAACTGTACTACAACAGATAACAGAGATTCGGGCATAGATTGGCAATTCCAACCTTTATTTAGGCCATATAATGACCCTGACGCTCCTTTACCTCAAAAACATACCCGAGAGCATGACCCGTTCTGTCCATCAAATGAAAGGCCATTAGAAGAACGATTCACTCATATCTTACTAAACACATTGGAAGCTGGCTTCAAAGACATTGACTCGA TGATCCTTCAGTATTACACAGAAACATTTCGTTACGACTCAGTTATTCACTGGGCACAGAAACGTAGTCGTATGGAGCGTCTCATGCCTCTTCTCATAGAGTTGAGTAAAGCTTCGGCCTCTTGGGGTGCAGAAGAGGCGGAGCAATACAAAGATGCCATTTTGAAAGTAGCAAGCTGCTTTTGTGCCTCAGACGTCGATGTGGATACCAATACGCCCCAGACAGATGGCTCGACAACTCATATTCTTAGCGATGGGCTATAG
- a CDS encoding uncharacterized protein (EggNog:ENOG41~TransMembrane:12 (i65-85o97-119i131-149o155-178i190-215o221-240i311-331o343-362i402-421o427-456i468-486o492-513i)) has protein sequence MEAQSKAQEGVADEMAISHDGGGNGKGADATNAEPVFVPEQRLAEEASGDTNVPWSIWSSKQRKFIILTASFASLLSPLSGQIYFPALDTIAKDLHVSNSLVNLSITTYLIFQAIAPTFTAQLSDSLGRRPLYMVCFILYMAANIGLGAQNSYAALLVLRCFQSAGSSGTVALSNAVATDITTPADRGRYIAYAAAIPMLGPTLGPIIGGLLAQYAGWHSVFWFLLGLTGAIAIPMAIFFPETCRKIVDDGSIPPQKWNRCYTNVLIERKAFKEGKIVPYEKRDELTKSRRNQLPNPFASIMLLLRRECGFALLYGAILACSFYATLSLIPSQFQKIYHFNELQIALCYIPFGVGSLIAAFNRGRMLDSNFKRHATRLGITVEKNRHTDLAGFPIERARLEVALPTILLGSACIVGFGWTLHYKTNLAGPLILLFVIAFCLSASLNCVACLMLDLYPGKAGTVSASNNLLRCLLGAGATAAIVPLIEAIGVGWAVTIFAFLNIVALPLLWYIMKQGPSWRDEMLQKKLEKQTAA, from the exons ATGGAGGCGCAAAGCAAGGCTCAAGAGGGAGTGGCCGATGAGATGGCAATCTCGCACGACGGTGGCGGCAATGGAAAAGGGGCAGACGCGACAAACGCCGAACCTGTCTTCGTACCGGAACAAAGATTGGCAGAAGAGGCTTCAGGAGATACCAATGTGCCGTGGTCGATCTGGTCCTCCAAGCAGAGGAAATTCATCATTCTGACTGCTTCGTTTGCCTCGCTTCTGTCCCCCTTATCTGGCCAAATCTATTTCCCAGCCCTCGATACCATCGCGAAAGACTTGCATGTCTCCAACAGCTTGGTCAATTTGTCCATCACCACCTATCTAATCTTCCAAGCCATTGCGCCGACATTTACTGCCCAGCTGTCGGACTCCCTGGGACGGAGGCCGCTCTATATGGTCTGCTTTATCCTTTACATGGCTGCAAATATCGGATTGGGCGCACAAAACAGCTATGCAGCATTGCTAGTGCTGCGCTGTTTTCAGAGTGCAGGTAGCAGTGGGACAGTCGCGCTGTCTAACGCTGTTGCGACAGATATCACGACTCCTGCCGACCGTGGCCGTTATATAGCATACGCAGCAGCCATCCCTATGCTTGGACCGACACTT GGGCCCATCATAGGCGGTCTCCTTGCTCAATATGCTGGGTGGCATTCTGTCTTTTGGTTCTTGTTGGGCCTGACTGgagccatcgccatcccaatggccatcttcttccctgAAACATGTCGAAAAATCGTCGACGATGGGTCCATCCCCCCTCAGAAATGGAATAGATGCTACACAAACGTCTTGATCGAACGCAAAGCTTTtaaagaagggaaaattGTGCCATACGAGAAACGTGACGAGTTAACCAAATCTCGCCGCAATCAATTGCCCAATCCCTTCGCAAGCATCATGCTTCTGCTGCGGCGAGAATGTGGCTTTGCCTTGCTCTATGGTGCCATCCTTGCCTGTTCTTTTTACgccactctctctctcattccGTCGCAATTCCAAAAGATATATCACTTTAACGAGCTGCAAATTGCATTGTGCTACATCCCTTTCGGAGTGGGCAGCTTGATTGCGGCCTTTAATCGCGGCAGAATGCTCGACTCAAACTTCAAACGCCACGCAACTCGTCTCGGTATTACGGTTGAAAAGAATCGCCATACCGACCTCGCAGGTTTTCCCATCGAGCGCGCAAGATTAGAAGTAGCGCTGCCGACCATTCTCTTGGGCAGCGCATGCATCGTCGGCTTTGGCTGGACGTTACATTACAAGACAAACTTGGCCGGACCACTAATTCTGCTTTTCGTCATTGCATTCTGCCTTTCGGCTTCGCTTAATTGTGTTGCATGCCTCATGCTGGATTTGTATCCGGGCAAGGCGGGCACTGTTTCGGCGTCCAATAACCTGCTACGATGCTTGCTGGGGGCTGgtgccactgctgccattGTTCCTTTGATTGAAGCCATTGGTGTCGGCTGGGCAGTCACAATATTCGCTTTCCTGAATATTGTAGCACTACCCTTGTTGTGGTATATCATGAAACAAGGGCCCAGTTGGCGGGACGAGATGTTGCAGAAAAAATTAGAGAAGCAAACCGCTGCTTAA
- a CDS encoding uncharacterized protein (TransMembrane:1 (i244-264o)~EggNog:ENOG41), giving the protein MGVPTARLIDQKPEAPKGGVEMEVLVLGMPRTGTLSILSAFKILGYKPFHASMMDQYPYQLPLYTEALQAKYEKTTEPYGRKEFDKLFMGKWNVSCNMPGSLLADELIKAYPNAKIILTTRDVDKWQRSMKESVDAAVKWKAFDWLASWDSVVIGPWWKYHKYQHSLRPILAPNGERQAYLDHYKRINEIVPPGRVLNFNVAEGWEPLCNFLGKDIPHVPFPNVNNKNDFLAGRRRRLWILLRVILRKLFVPAVTLVALSYWLWTSGLYSNLFS; this is encoded by the exons ATGGGCGTCCCAACAGCACGACTAATCGATCAGAAGCCAGAGGCGCCAAAAGGTGGCGTCGAGATGGAGGTTCTCGTGTTGGGAATGCCTCGAACTGGAACACTAT CAATACTCTCGGCGTTCAAAATCCTAGGCTACAAGCCGTTTCACGCGAGCATGATGGATCAATATCCATATCAATTACCCTTATACACAGAGGCATTACAGGCCAAATATGAAAAGACTACTGAACCATACGGCCGTAAAGAATTCGACAAGTTGTTTATGGGTAAATGGAACGTTTCGTGCAACATGCCTGGATCACTATTGGCAGATGAGCTCATCAAGGCTTATCCCAATGCCAAGATAATTCTCACCACCCGTGATGTCGATAAGTGGCAGCGCTCGATGAAGGAGTCTGTCGACGCAGCAGTGAAATGGAAGGCCTTTGACTGGCTGGCCTCCTGGGATTCA GTTGTCATTGGACCCTGGTGGAAATATCACAAGTATCAACATTCTCTGCGACCCATTCTAGCGCCTAATGGAGAACGGCAGGCATACCTCGATCACTATAAACGCATAAACGAGATAGTGCCTCCGGGGCGAGTATTAAACTTCAATGTCGCGGAGGGATGGGAGCCATTATGCAATTTCCTCGGCAAGGATATCCCTCATGTGCCCTTTCCAAACGTCAACAATAAGAACGATTTCCTTGCCGGGCGTCGCCGACGCCTGTGGATTTTGCTGCGTGTAATTTTAAGAAAATTGTTTGTTCCGGCAGTGACGCTTGTTGCACTGTCATACTGGTTATGGACATCGGGGCTTTACTCTAATTTATTTTCCTAG
- a CDS encoding uncharacterized protein (EggNog:ENOG41), which translates to MAVDEPPVPDEFFLSPETRIIQAKGEFVAAGITSLVERLPNGDIIKTPWDDSARGDCVQDLITEAKIYQRLGEHPRLVKLRNWDSVQHTMTMEYMPHGTLQQYIENHYKDISRSLQLQWARQAAEGLQLLHASDILHCDVGPHNFLLDASLDLKIADFSGSSVNGSCASVCPRSRYRAPDPDWCPGKPPRLREDLFALGSVFYFIFTGNAPFHDLEEDDVERNYEAGIFPDLSEVLCSDVITLCWQQRAGSTQQLYETIERLCVSENM; encoded by the coding sequence ATGGCAGTCGATGAGCCACCCGTTCCTGACGAATTCTTTCTGTCTCCTGAAACGCGTATCATCCAAGCCAAAGGTGAATTCGTGGCTGCTGGTATAACTTCACTAGTGGAGCGATTGCCAAACGGCGATATTATCAAGACACCATGGGACGATTCTGCCCGAGGGGATTGTGTGCAAGACCTAATCACCGAGGCGAAGATCTATCAAAGATTGGGCGAACATCCGCGGCTGGTGAAGCTTCGAAATTGGGACTCTGTGCAACACACAATGACAATGGAGTATATGCCACATGGCACGCTGCAGCAGTACATCGAAAACCattataaagatatttcACGATCCCTACAGCTCCAATGGGCTCGACAGGCAGCTGAAGGCCTGCAACTTCTCCACGCATCCGACATTCTTCACTGCGATGTTGGTCCACATAACTTCCTGTTGGACGCATCACTTGATTTAAAAATTGCCGACTTCAGTGGTTCATCAGTAAACGGCTCCTGCGCCTCTGTCTGTCCCAGATCCCGGTACCGAGCTCCTGATCCCGATTGGTGCCCAGGCAAGCCGCCAAGGTTAAGAGAAGATTTATTTGCTCTTGGCTctgttttttactttattttcaCCGGCAACGCACCATTCCATGATCTTGAGGAGGACGATGTTGAAAGAAATTACGAGGCTGGCATTTTTCCTGATTTGTCGGAGGTTCTGTGCTCCGATGTTATCACTCTGtgctggcagcagcgcgcTGGTTCCACACAACAGTTATATGAGACTATCGAACGACTCTGTGTCTCGGAAAATATGTAG
- a CDS encoding uncharacterized protein (EggNog:ENOG41~TransMembrane:7 (o6-24i31-50o56-73i94-114o134-155i176-200o212-236i)) — MTATSTAELAIYATLSIPNIYILLKHGRSGLLGWAYLLAFCTLRIVGGAMDLSGSTSAGIISSVGLSPLLLAASGILQEARAYYSDPLSKKMKWAAVLVFHGIVTTGVALLAVGASNLDSSDAKSSDASTNASLVKVGIALLTLSWAIIAIVSVWTLARPATCSKSKSATAAGTKLLWSVLVSNVFSGIRVIYALVALVTQDKSLSLLTGSLTIRVILSLIPELISVLAFITAGLFTRNAARDSLKAKRAPGRNGRTGAEI; from the exons ATGACAGCGACATCTACCGCCGAGCTAGCCATCTATGCTACTCTCAGCATCCCAAATATATACATCCTGTTAAAACATGGTCGCTCTGGGTTGCTTGGATGGGCTTACCTCCTCGCATTCTGTACGCTTCGTATCGTTGGGGGTGCTATGGATCTGTCTGGCAGTACTTCAGCAGGCATTATATCAAGCGTTGGCTtatctcctcttctccttgctgCGTCTGGCATTCTACAAGAAGC GAGGGCTTATTATAGTGACCCATTGTCtaagaagatgaaatgggCCGCTGTGCTGGTATTTCATGGGATTGTTACTACCGGGGTTGCTCTTCTGGCTGTTGGTGCTTCAAATCTGGATTCTAGTGACGCCAAATCTTCAGATGCTTCCACGAATGCTTCTTTGGTGAAAGTTGGTATAGCTCTATTGACGCTCTCTTGGGCGATTATTGCTATTGTATCAGTATGGACACTTGCTCGTCCTGCAACTTGTTCAAAGTCAAAATCGGCTACTGCTGCAGGAACTAAA CTTCTCTGGTCTGTTCTTGTATCGAATGTTTTTAGTGGCATTAGGGTCATCTATGCCCTCGTTGCGCTGGTCACACAAGACAAGTCTCTGAGCCTTCTAACAGGCTCTCTCACAATCCGTGTCATCTTATCTCTGATCCCAGAGTTGATTAGTGTACTGGCTTTCATAACAGCTGGACTCTTCACGCGAAATGCTGCTCGAGATTCCCTGAAGGCAAAAAGGGCCCCAGGTAGGAATGGGCGAACGGGCGCAGAGATTTAG
- a CDS encoding uncharacterized protein (EggNog:ENOG41): MSREQKNDRLLSREGEEEWINITDPQERKRVQNRVSQRNYRRRLKHRIEDLERETARSHAILGLNLEDIIRPGEAQQGYHVFPIQTTPKETNERNAYEKVMNENKISTPPSQLEQPFQLRRDALGNLAGLSSSWISSYDPNNRPRENFLGADFQDIEPYTPAPSTSSCSSAPSMSSFLLSQLPNPVVPSNITYSRTNFSEEPIVRLKSATVRPDSDGLREIRSNASIKAIGGRLGNNSNCTTTDNRDSGIDWQFQPLFRPYNDPDAPLPQKHTREHDPFCPSNERPLEERFTHILLNTLEAGFKDIDSMILQYYTETFRYDSVIHWAQKRSRMERLMPLLIELSKASASWGAEEAEQYKDAILKVASCFCASDVDVDTNTPQTDGSTTHILSDGL, encoded by the exons ATGAGTCGCGAACAAAAGAATGATAGGCTATTGTCTAG ggaaggagaggaggagtGGATCAATATCACCGATCCCCAAGAGAGAAAGCGAGTCCAAAATCGAGTTTCGCAAAGAAATTACC GTCGAAGGTTAAAACATCGCATCGAAGACTTGGAGCGCGAGACTGCAAGATCTCATGCCATTTTAGGATTAAATTTAGAA GATATCATACGCCCCGGAGAAGCTCAGCAAGGTTACCATGTCTTCCCCATTCAAACCACACCAAAAGAAACGAATGAACGCAATGCCTACGAGAAAGTCatgaatgaaaataaaatctCAACACCACCTTCTCAATTAGAGCAACCATTTCAATTGAGACGTGATGCTTTGGGAAATTTAGCCGGACTGAGTTCGTCCTGGATCAGCAGCTATGACCCTAATAACAGGCCTCGTGAGAATTTCCTTGGCGCAGATTTTCAAG ACATCGAACCATATACTCCGGCTCCCAGCACCTCAAGTTGTAGCAGCGCTCCATCCATGTCTTCATTCCTACTCTCCCAGCTACCAAACCCAGTAGTGCCTTCAAACATTACGTACAGCAGAACCAACTTTTCCGAAGAGCCTATAGTACGACTGAAATCTGCTACAGTCAGGCCAGATTCTGACGGTTTACGTGAAATACGGTCCAATGCTAGCATCAAGGCAATTGGAGGCAGACTCGGCAATAACAGTAACTGTACTACAACAGATAACAGAGATTCGGGCATAGATTGGCAATTCCAACCTTTATTTAGGCCATATAATGACCCTGACGCTCCTTTACCTCAAAAACATACCCGAGAGCATGACCCGTTCTGTCCATCAAATGAAAGGCCATTAGAAGAACGATTCACTCATATCTTACTAAACACATTGGAAGCTGGCTTCAAAGACATTGACTCGA TGATCCTTCAGTATTACACAGAAACATTTCGTTACGACTCAGTTATTCACTGGGCACAGAAACGTAGTCGTATGGAGCGTCTCATGCCTCTTCTCATAGAGTTGAGTAAAGCTTCGGCCTCTTGGGGTGCAGAAGAGGCGGAGCAATACAAAGATGCCATTTTGAAAGTAGCAAGCTGCTTTTGTGCCTCAGACGTCGATGTGGATACCAATACGCCCCAGACAGATGGCTCGACAACTCATATTCTTAGCGATGGGCTATAG
- a CDS encoding uncharacterized protein (EggNog:ENOG41): MPRLYHTKSKTGCARCRARRVKCDEAKPKCGCCARHEVDCLYDRIDRAMSLKPNVTHVPDPVLHRAGTAAGQAAAHNDVHTEELTPLISAESRDRRYLELRLLHMWTTEVCETLPGGYDPQNLKIWSIDVPKIALDYEPLLTAIFSISLLYMVFSNSRVGIAEDELFAYRARYFEATLRHHRKALGSMDHRTANGASFTSIILIFDAFASLRERWIQPIHHSMPYKPPTEWLQMCRGARKVAALGLDMIGEDSDSSLSIMAKGAAAFIDPEIIYSEASRARFAHLLPKNADESQDGVDNEAYIRAVAYIGSVAAAKEAGEPPLITARRLTIFPIILHSRFLTLIDMLSPRAMVILAHYFALLCPLDGLWWIGNCPKKEIEAINSNLSSEWQGMMEWPLQVLRDHDKPSIVRGNEK, translated from the exons ATGCCTCGGCTTTATCATACTAAATCTAAGACTGGCTGTGCTCGATGTAGAGCTCGCCGCGTCAAG TGTGATGAAGCCAAACCAAAATGT GGTTGCTGTGCCCGCCATGAAGTAGATTGTCTTTACGACAGAATAGACCGCGCTATGTCTTTGAAACCAAATGTCACTCATGTTCCCGATCCAGTATTACACCGGGCAGGGACAGCAGCGGGCCAAGCCGCTGCCCACAATGACGTACACACGGAAGAGTTGACGCCTTTAATATCAGCAGAAAGTCGTGACCGCCGCTATCTAGAACTCCGGCTGCTTCACATGTGGACCACCGAGGTCTGTGAGACGCTCCCAGGAGGCTATGACCCTCAAAATCTCAAAATCTGGTCTATTGATGTTCCCAAGATTGCTCTTGACTATGAACCTCTTCTCACTGCAATTTTCtcaatctctctcttgtACATGGTCTTCAGCAACTCTCGGGTCGGCATTGCAGAGGACGAGCTATTTGCATATAGAGCAAGATATTTCGAGGCTACCCTACGGCACCACCGCAAGGCACTTGGCTCTATGGATCATCGCACTGCTAATGGGGCCAGCTTCACCTCCATTATTCTTATATTCGATGCTTTCGCAAGCCTCAGAGAGCGTTGGATTCAACCGATCCACCATAGTATGCCGTATAAGCCACCGACGGAATGGCTACAGATGTGTAGGGGAGCCCGAAAGGTTGCTGCTCTCGGACTAGATATGATCGGCGAAGACTCTGATTCATCTCTCAGTATCATGGCCAagggagctgctgctttcaTTGATCCGGAGATTATCTACTCGGAAGCTAGCCGTGCGCGGTTTGCTCACTTACTGCCAAAAAATGCCGATGAATCCCAGGATGGCGTTGATAATGAGGCATACATTAGAGCAGTTGCGTACATCGGGTCGGTCGCGGCTGCAAAGGAAGCTGGAGAACCGCCTCTGATAACTGCTCGAAGACTTACAATTTTCCCCATCATCCTGCACAGCCGTTTCCTCACCTTGATCGATATGCTCAGTCCACGTGCTATGGTTATCCTAGCTCACTATTTCGCTTTACTATGCCCCCTCGACGGGCTGTGGTGGATAGGTAATTGTCCGAAAAAGGAGATTGAAGCCATCAACTCCAATCTTAGCAGCGAGTGGCAAGGCATGATGGAGTGGCCGCTGCAAGTACTCCGCGATCACGATAAACCATCCATCGTGCGCGGCAATGAGAAGTGA
- a CDS encoding uncharacterized protein (TransMembrane:2 (o28-49i246-265o)~EggNog:ENOG41), which produces MAPWTIMAMGTAVFSIRLAPEYSIKQSYFWTTAALVAISVFCQFIYRCILYPEYFSPLRHIPTPEGRSWFRGNSTSMVLETDRIREWTKTIPNKGLLRYYMAGNLERILVVGPKALNEILVTKVYEFPKPESLRLKLLRFTGNGILLAEGDEHKLQRRGLLPSFSYRHIKNLYPIFWEKAVEMADAIEKQKPIRSNGTVVQISDWAGRVTLDMIGLAAIGRDFNAVHDPATEFHRQYDKLRMRPSTWTRILILISMLTIGFKAFFRLPTKWNRESMAAANYIRAYARQIVEDKKETSQGVEDDAQEKDIASLAMASGAFSDENMVDQMITMLVAGHETVAASLQWAVYALGKHAEMQTLLREEIRTHLASSSNIIAAQVDSLSYLNAFCNEVLRFYPPVPSTVREANIDTSLAGIFIPKGTSLLILPGATNLDKDRWGSDAEEFSPDRWLGDGRANSGGADSNLANLTFLAGPRGCIGQSFAKSELLCLVAVLVGRFRVELEDPDKKLEINRSISATPKDGVMARLIPLEGWRVK; this is translated from the exons ATGGCACCGTGGACCATTATGGCTATGGGTACTGCAGTGTTCTCTATCCGGCTTGCTCCCGAATATTCTATCAAGCAATCCTACTTTTGGACGACTGCGGCGTTAGTCGCGATTTCAGTGTTCTGCCAGTTCATCTACCGATGCATTTTATACCCCGAATACTTCTCTCCGTTGAGACATATTCCAACGCCGGAG GGGAGGTCATGGTTTAGAGGAAACTCGACATCAATGGTCTTGGAAACTGATCGAATTCGAGAGTGGACAAAGACAATCCCAAACAAGGGCCTATTGCGATACTACATGGCAGGGAATCTTGAAAGAATTCTGGTTGTGGGACCCAAGGCTCTCAATGAAATCTTGGTTACCAAAGTGTATGAGTTTCCGAAGCCAGAGTCGCTGAGACTAAAGCTTTTGCGCTTCACGGGGAATGGTATTCTTCTCGCAGAGGGTGACGAGCACAAG TTGCAACGCAGAGGCCTCCTCCCCAGTTTTTCGTATCGCCATATAAAGAACCTCTATCCAATTTTCTGGGAGAAGGCGGTTGAAATGGCCGACGCGAttgagaagcaaaagccaaTTAGGTCAAATGGTACAGTGGTCCAGATCAGCGATTGGGCAGGCAGAGTCACGCTAGACATGATCGGTCTCGCAGCTATAGGACGGGATTTCAACGCGGTTCACGATCCTGCAACCGAGTTTCACCGACAGTATGATAAACTGAGAATGAGGCCGTCTACCTGGACAAGGATACTCATCTTAATATCCATGCTCACCATCGGCTTCAAGGCGTTCTTTCGACTGCCGACAAAGTGGAACCGTGAatccatggcggcggccaaTTATATTAGAGCGTATGCGCGTCAGATTGTGGAGGATAAGAAAGAGACGTCCCAAGgagttgaagatgatgcccAAGAGAAAGACATTGCATCTCTCGCTATGGCTAGTGGTGCTTTTTCGGACGAAAATATGGTTGACCAGATGATAACTATGCTTGTAGCGGGCCATGAGACAGTGGCAGCTTCACTGCAATGGGCAGTTTATGCACTCGGCAAGCATGCAGAAATGCAGACTCTGTTGCGCGAGGAAATTCGCACGCACCTTGCCTCGTCTTCTAACATAATAGCAGCTCAAGTCGATTCGCTAAGCTACCTGAATGCCTTTTGCAACGAAGTCTTGCGATTCTATCCCCCGGTGCCTTCGACTGTGCGGGAAGCGAACATCGACACATCCCTGGCGGGGATTTTCATCCCCAAAGGTACTTCGCTGCTAATCCTACCTGGAGCTACAAACCTTGATAAAGATCGTTGGGGATCCGATGCCGAAGAATTCAGCCCTGATCGATGGCTTGGCGACGGTCGAGCCAATAGCGGCGGCGCGGATAGCAACTTGGCAAACCTGACGTTCTTGGCTGGCCCCAGGGGGTGTATCGGACAATCTTTTGCCAAGTCGGAACTGCTCTGCCTGGTTGCCGTGTTGGTGGGTAGGTTTAGGGTGGAGCTTGAGGATCCTGATAAAAAACTGGAGATTAATAGGTCCATTTCGGCGACGCCAAAAGATGGAGTTATGGCGAGACTGATACCTTTAGAAGGATGGAGGGTCAAGTGA
- a CDS encoding uncharacterized protein (EggNog:ENOG41), with product MSLKPNVTHVPDPVLHRAGTAAGQAAAHNDVHTEELTPLISAESRDRRYLELRLLHMWTTEVCETLPGGYDPQNLKIWSIDVPKIALDYEPLLTAIFSISLLYMVFSNSRVGIAEDELFAYRARYFEATLRHHRKALGSMDHRTANGASFTSIILIFDAFASLRERWIQPIHHSMPYKPPTEWLQMCRGARKVAALGLDMIGEDSDSSLSIMAKGAAAFIDPEIIYSEASRARFAHLLPKNADESQDGVDNEAYIRAVAYIGSVAAAKEAGEPPLITARRLTIFPIILHSRFLTLIDMLSPRAMVILAHYFALLCPLDGLWWIGNCPKKEIEAINSNLSSEWQGMMEWPLQVLRDHDKPSIVRGNEK from the coding sequence ATGTCTTTGAAACCAAATGTCACTCATGTTCCCGATCCAGTATTACACCGGGCAGGGACAGCAGCGGGCCAAGCCGCTGCCCACAATGACGTACACACGGAAGAGTTGACGCCTTTAATATCAGCAGAAAGTCGTGACCGCCGCTATCTAGAACTCCGGCTGCTTCACATGTGGACCACCGAGGTCTGTGAGACGCTCCCAGGAGGCTATGACCCTCAAAATCTCAAAATCTGGTCTATTGATGTTCCCAAGATTGCTCTTGACTATGAACCTCTTCTCACTGCAATTTTCtcaatctctctcttgtACATGGTCTTCAGCAACTCTCGGGTCGGCATTGCAGAGGACGAGCTATTTGCATATAGAGCAAGATATTTCGAGGCTACCCTACGGCACCACCGCAAGGCACTTGGCTCTATGGATCATCGCACTGCTAATGGGGCCAGCTTCACCTCCATTATTCTTATATTCGATGCTTTCGCAAGCCTCAGAGAGCGTTGGATTCAACCGATCCACCATAGTATGCCGTATAAGCCACCGACGGAATGGCTACAGATGTGTAGGGGAGCCCGAAAGGTTGCTGCTCTCGGACTAGATATGATCGGCGAAGACTCTGATTCATCTCTCAGTATCATGGCCAagggagctgctgctttcaTTGATCCGGAGATTATCTACTCGGAAGCTAGCCGTGCGCGGTTTGCTCACTTACTGCCAAAAAATGCCGATGAATCCCAGGATGGCGTTGATAATGAGGCATACATTAGAGCAGTTGCGTACATCGGGTCGGTCGCGGCTGCAAAGGAAGCTGGAGAACCGCCTCTGATAACTGCTCGAAGACTTACAATTTTCCCCATCATCCTGCACAGCCGTTTCCTCACCTTGATCGATATGCTCAGTCCACGTGCTATGGTTATCCTAGCTCACTATTTCGCTTTACTATGCCCCCTCGACGGGCTGTGGTGGATAGGTAATTGTCCGAAAAAGGAGATTGAAGCCATCAACTCCAATCTTAGCAGCGAGTGGCAAGGCATGATGGAGTGGCCGCTGCAAGTACTCCGCGATCACGATAAACCATCCATCGTGCGCGGCAATGAGAAGTGA